In Saccharomyces eubayanus strain FM1318 chromosome II, whole genome shotgun sequence, the genomic stretch CTAATTGGCCTATCAATGGATATAGGGCCCCTTGATTTCTCTGTGCATGCAACTAGTCCTCCAAGCATCTCCAATTGAGGGAGCGCCTTTTCAACTATGATTTTTGCTTGCTCATTGGTAGCAAGACCAGCCCATAGACTCCAAAATGTTGTAGCTGATTCATAGGAAGTTCTGCATTTTAGTTTAATATTataatcaaagaagaatccAGATTTTTCGTCCCACATATACTTGTTAATACTATCCTTTCTAGTTTTGGCCAATTTCCGCCAATGCTTAGCATCAGTAACCGTTCCATCATTCTCATCAAAGtattcatcatcaaagtATTCCTCGATAACATTAGCAATATCGATTTCGTACTTATAAAGTAAAGAGTTCAAATCAATCGTTGCTAAATATGCACATACACCTTCAAATCTATAGGTTGTGTCATGTCCCGACTCTCTCACAGCACGATCGTGTAAGAAAAAGGCGTCCAGCTTTGGTTCCTTTATTGTACCGTCATTATAAAGCTTTCTAAggttttccaaagaaacaTTATACTTTTCAGCGTATGGTAACAATATCGTATCAAAATGGGCAGGCTCAGTTTCTGGGGGGATACCTATACCATCAGGGTGGTAACAAGAAAGTCCAGTAATTGGATCTAATCTAGGGGTTGACATCCATACGCctttatattctttaatAGCAGCCCTAAATGCGCGTTTCAGAAATTGTATAGCGTTTGGGTTATTCTTACCTccgattttttcaaagatcaaCAGGGCCATATCAGTAAGAAACGGGGGTTGGGATCTGCAAAGGTAATAACTTCTATTAGCGTTCAAAATCTTATCGTAATGgtcaatttcaaatatgAAATGCTCTACCATACCTCTTGCAATATCAACTTTGTTACTTTCTAAGAGCCCCAATGCCATCAAATACGAGTCCCAGCCATACAATTCATTGAATCTACCACCAGGGACCGCATAGGGGTAGCCGACCAAGGATCTTTCACCAGTAGATGGATTGACATGCTCCTCCATGGCCAATGCCAACAAACCGGGTGTATCGTTTAATGATTTGACGTATTCTGGGGTGATATGTTTTGGCAAGTACTCGACTTCGAGCTTTAAAGACGGATTCATTTGAGATGCTTGAATGTAAAATTCGTATTGATCAGGACAATTATATGGAACATAAATTCTTGGATTTTTAGCGCCTGGTGTATCTATTTTTGAGTCGCGAGCAATTTCTGCAATATTGTACAAATCGACTCTTCTTGTTAGACTATTCCAAAACTGATTCGTTATCAACCTTGACAATCTATTAACGGGATTTTCGTTTATACGTGCCTCATCCAAAAATATCTGGTGTCTTCCGAAACTCTTTGCTATGGTCAGTTCTTGCAACAGATTAGAAAGCATATATGTTCCTCTGATGTTAACATGTTTGAAACCGTTGGAATTTGCTGTTCCGACTTTGATTACTTTGGGACCTGTATCCTCTATAGTGATTTGGTAGTTCCTATCTGTATCTTCACTGGCCAGCAACTCATCTAGAGCCATATCCACATTATCGATAAAGAACTTACGATTGCGTTGACTACTAAGAAAACTATCGTCTTCGGAGCCCCTTCTTTTCAAGGAATAATCCTTCATGTCGTTCTTAAAATCAGaaactttattgaaaacaCTCATCGTTCTGGTTCTGTTTAGTCTGTGAGGTTTTGGCTGCTTTCTTGGGTCTGTTACCGGACCGTAATAGACATCTGCATTACAGAATGGGTCAAAATATTCGTGCATAGAGGACAACCGCCGATGATGCCTTCTAGTACCTTGTTGCCCCTCTTCTTTCAATGATCGCTGTTCGGGACCATTTGAAAGGGGCTCCACCTCATCCTCACCATCATCGACATCGGGTGGTGGGTTTATTTCTGTGACTTTTGGCAAGAATTCTACCATTATTTCAAACTATTATGCAGGCTCCCTTGATATATTAATTGTAGATTTGAAGCTGCGTCAAACGATATCTAACAAGGggagaataaataaataagacCAGATGTAGGGCTCCAATTCtgcaatgaaaaaaagtcttCGCAAACTGGGGAATATAGAGCGTATACTAATCATGTATGGCCCAAATTAAAACCATTTCTATCGGAAGTAGTCATAAACTCTATCCGCTTTTTATATAGTTCAGTGAAATTGAAACGCCGTTCGGGAAAATttacattttcaaattaccCCGCGCGGAGATTTGCATTAAATTCTATAAAGATGCATTAACTTCATTTGGTTCGTCATTATTAACTAATTGTTCGTTTATCGATTCGTTTGTATTGATTCACTGTTCTATAAATATCTATGTCATgtgaaaaacaaaacaaaacgcGGAGCCCCTAGTTCaacttcttttctttcaagtcGACGGAGTCCTCGGGTGTTTCTCCATCATAATCCCCTTCTTCCAATCTATATTCTTTGTTTAAAAAGGATTTGTGGAATGAGAACTTTAATAGGATCCATGCCATCCGTATGGGCCCGAACTCTGGCCATAGGCAATCTAATAGTTCAATGCGCACGCCCTTATTGGATGTCTGCCATATTAAAAAGTCACTCAATCTGGAAATACCACTCGTCCTGATCAACAAGTCTAAAGGTGGAACTCCCGCAGTATAGAGATGCGATTCTAACGTACTTTCATCTATAATAGCACCCTTCTTATGTTCGGCAACGGTTTCTTTCATGGCGTGTAAAATTTCATCCCTGCCCGTGTACGGGAAGCAAATGTTTAACGTGGCTctcttgttgttcttcGTGGCGTCTACAGCCACTTGAACATCTTCCAACAAGGACTTATCCAATAATGAAAGATCGCCAATGACTTTAATGCGCACCCCGTACTTGCAAGCCAATTCTCCACGCTCTGTGAGTTGTCGTATTCTTTCGTGCGCTAAAGTCATTAATGATTCAACCTCACGTGaacttcttttgaaattttcaatagagAACGCAAACACAGTAGCCGTATCTACTCCTGCCTCGTAGCATAGTTCCAGGATCCTACTCATACTGACGAACCCGGCCTCGTGACCCTCTTTGAGAGCCatctccttttttttggcaaatCTTCTGTTCCCATCCATAATAAACCCAACATGTTTAGGCACACAATTAGACACACGCAGTGTGCGCgagaaaatatttttagtCCATTTAAGCACAAACGAGTGTCCAGG encodes the following:
- the NTH2 gene encoding alpha,alpha-trehalase NTH2, with protein sequence MVEFLPKVTEINPPPDVDDGEDEVEPLSNGPEQRSLKEEGQQGTRRHHRRLSSMHEYFDPFCNADVYYGPVTDPRKQPKPHRLNRTRTMSVFNKVSDFKNDMKDYSLKRRGSEDDSFLSSQRNRKFFIDNVDMALDELLASEDTDRNYQITIEDTGPKVIKVGTANSNGFKHVNIRGTYMLSNLLQELTIAKSFGRHQIFLDEARINENPVNRLSRLITNQFWNSLTRRVDLYNIAEIARDSKIDTPGAKNPRIYVPYNCPDQYEFYIQASQMNPSLKLEVEYLPKHITPEYVKSLNDTPGLLALAMEEHVNPSTGERSLVGYPYAVPGGRFNELYGWDSYLMALGLLESNKVDIARGMVEHFIFEIDHYDKILNANRSYYLCRSQPPFLTDMALLIFEKIGGKNNPNAIQFLKRAFRAAIKEYKGVWMSTPRLDPITGLSCYHPDGIGIPPETEPAHFDTILLPYAEKYNVSLENLRKLYNDGTIKEPKLDAFFLHDRAVRESGHDTTYRFEGVCAYLATIDLNSLLYKYEIDIANVIEEYFDDEYFDENDGTVTDAKHWRKLAKTRKDSINKYMWDEKSGFFFDYNIKLKCRTSYESATTFWSLWAGLATNEQAKIIVEKALPQLEMLGGLVACTEKSRGPISIDRPIRQWDYPCGWAPHQILAWKGLSSYGYEQIATRLAYRWLYMITKAFVDYNGMVVEKYDVTRGTDPHRVDAEYGNQGADFKGVATEGFGWVNTSYLLGLKYMNNHARRALGACSPPLPFFNSLKPSEKKLYYL
- the RER2 gene encoding ditrans,polycis-polyprenyl diphosphate synthase, yielding METVSGIPGHSFVLKWTKNIFSRTLRVSNCVPKHVGFIMDGNRRFAKKKEMALKEGHEAGFVSMSRILELCYEAGVDTATVFAFSIENFKRSSREVESLMTLAHERIRQLTERGELACKYGVRIKVIGDLSLLDKSLLEDVQVAVDATKNNKRATLNICFPYTGRDEILHAMKETVAEHKKGAIIDESTLESHLYTAGVPPLDLLIRTSGISRLSDFLIWQTSNKGVRIELLDCLWPEFGPIRMAWILLKFSFHKSFLNKEYRLEEGDYDGETPEDSVDLKEKKLN